The proteins below are encoded in one region of Pleuronectes platessa chromosome 12, fPlePla1.1, whole genome shotgun sequence:
- the zgc:65997 gene encoding C-factor yields the protein MAAPVALIQGSSRGLGLEFCRHILRNRALAAVIATCRDPDGATELRGLAAQHPGRLTVLRLDVSREEDIRGAAQRVKENFGRLDLIVNSSAMLHPSGKGETSLRDVSAQGIISTLTTNTVGPLVMAKYFAPLLQKGGGGFGQQPAEKPKQHSGLIVNITAKVGSIGDNGLGGWYSYRMSKAALNMATRNLSIELGRGRPKVVCVSLHPGTVSTDLSRPYHKNVPTDKLFSTEHSVNCLMSLIDALNMEKTGKAYNWDGAELPW from the exons ATGGCGGCCCCCGTGGCTCTCATTCAGGGCTCCAGCAGAGGACTGGGACTGGAGTTCTGCAGACATATCCTGAGGAACCGAGCCCTCGCGGCCGTCATAGCGACATGTCGGGACCCGGACGGGGCGACCGAGCTCCGGGGCCTGGCGGCTCAACACCCGGGCAGGCTCACGGTCCTCCGACTGGACGTGAGCCGGGAGGAGGACATCCGAGGAGCCGCGCAGCGCGTTAAGGAGAACTTCGGTCGGCTGGACCTGATCGTCAACTCGTCCGCGATGCTTCATCCCTCCGGGAAAGGAGAGACCAGCCTGAGAGACGTGTCTGCTCAG GGCATCATTTCCACACTGACGACCAACACAGTGGGTCCTCTGGTGATGGCCAAGTACTTTGCCCCCCTCCTTCAGAAGGGTGGAGGAGGATTTGGTCAGCAGCCCGCGGAGAAACCCAAGCAGCACAGCGGCCTCATCGTCAACATCACGGCCAAAGTGGGATCCATTGGTGACAACG GTCTTGGGGGTTGGTACAGCTACAGGATGTCTAAGGCAGCTCTCAACATGGCCACCAGGAATCTGTCTATAGAGCTAGGCCGCGGTCGCCCCAAG gtggtgtgtgtgtccttacatCCAGGAACAGTAAGCACAGACCTCTCCCGACCGTATCACAAGAATGTGCCGACAGACAAGTTGTTCAGCACTGAGCACTCTGTGAACTGTCTGATGAGCCTCATAGACGCACTGAATATGGAAAAGACTGGCAAAGCGTACAACTGGGACGGAGCCGAACTTCCTTGGTAG
- the pank1a gene encoding pantothenate kinase 1a isoform X2 produces MKLISEKKPAFPWFGMDIGGTLVKLVYFEPVDITAEEEQEEVENLKSIRRYLTSNVAYGKTGVRDVHLELRNLTMCGRTGNLHFIRFPTQAMPRFIQMGRDKNFSSLHTTLCATGGGAYKFENDFRTMADLELLKLDELDCLIRGLLYVDRVGFNGHPEGYYFQNPSDTQSCVKKTCTLDNPFPMLLVNIGSGVSIMAVHSPSDYKRVTGTSLGGGTFLGLCCLLTGCETFEEALEMAEKGDSTNVDKLVKDIYGGDYERFGLQGSAVASSFGHMMSKDKRDSISKEDLARATLVTITNNIGSIARMCAVNEKIERVVFVGNFLRINTVSTKLLAYAMDFWSKGQLRALFLEHEGYFGAVGALMELHKTTEDP; encoded by the exons ATGAAGCTTATAAGTGAAAAGAAGCCTG CCTTCCCCTGGTTCGGTATGGACATCGGTGGCACCCTGGTGAAGTTGGTGTACTTTGAGCCGGTCGATATCACTGCAGAGGAAGAACAGGAAGAAGTGGAAAACCTGAAGTCCATCCGCCGCTACCTCACCTCAAACGTGGCCTATG GTAAAACGGGGGTCCGTGACGTCCACCTGGAGTTGAGGAACCTGACCATGTGCGGCAGGACGGGGAACCTGCACTTCATTCGCTTCCCTACACAGGCCATGCCCCGTTTCATCCAGATGGGACGTGACAAGAACTTCTCCAGCCTGCACACGACACTCTGCGCCACCGGAGGCGGGGCCTACAAGTTCGAGAACGACTTCAGAACG ATGGCCGACCTGGAGCTGCTGAAGCTAGACGAGCTGGACTGCCTGATTCGTGGACTGCTGTACGTCGACCGGGTGGGCTTCAACGGACACCCCGAGGGCTACTACTTCCAGAACCCGTCAGACACCCAGAGCTGCGTGAAGAAGACCTGCACCCTGGATAACCCCTTCCCCATGCTGCTGGTCAACATCGGCTCCGGGGTCTCCATCATGGCCGTGCACTCGCCGAGCGACTACAAACGGGTGACTGGGAccag TCTGGGAGGTGGAACATTCCTGGGCCTCTGCTGCCTGCTGACGGGATGCGAGACGTTCGAGGAGGCGTTGGAAATGGCCGAAAAGGGCGACTCCACCAACGTGGACAAGCTGGTGAAAGACATCTACGGAGGAGACTACGAGCGCTTTGGCCTGCAGGGCTCTGCTGTCGCATCCAG TTTTGGTCACATGATGAGCAAAGACAAGCGAGACAGCATTTCTAAGGAAGACTTGGCCAGAGCCACGCTGGTCACCATCACTAATAATATAGGATCCATTGCACGGATGTGTGCTGTCaatgag AAAATCGAGCGAGTTGTGTTCGTTGGGAACTTCCTTCGCATCAACACGGTCTCCACAAAGCTTCTGGCCTACGCCATGGACTTCTGGTCCAAAGGACAACTACGAGCCCTCTTCCTGGAACATGAG GGTTACTTCGGGGCCGTGGGTGCACTGATGGAGCTGCACAAGACAACAGAAGACCCTTAA
- the pank1a gene encoding pantothenate kinase 1a isoform X1 — protein sequence MDKAKSMMDKKGASGPFHVNNGQSQRGCNGHVAVAANGGCCSGAGFGSSPGHSSSSSSSGGGGGGGGCSSFDSMHHLHRGEEPECNGSPAKRCRLRRRTESVRRNRPPFPWFGMDIGGTLVKLVYFEPVDITAEEEQEEVENLKSIRRYLTSNVAYGKTGVRDVHLELRNLTMCGRTGNLHFIRFPTQAMPRFIQMGRDKNFSSLHTTLCATGGGAYKFENDFRTMADLELLKLDELDCLIRGLLYVDRVGFNGHPEGYYFQNPSDTQSCVKKTCTLDNPFPMLLVNIGSGVSIMAVHSPSDYKRVTGTSLGGGTFLGLCCLLTGCETFEEALEMAEKGDSTNVDKLVKDIYGGDYERFGLQGSAVASSFGHMMSKDKRDSISKEDLARATLVTITNNIGSIARMCAVNEKIERVVFVGNFLRINTVSTKLLAYAMDFWSKGQLRALFLEHEGYFGAVGALMELHKTTEDP from the exons ATGGATAAAGCGAAGTCAATGATGGACAAGAAGGGAGCGTCGGGACCTTTTCATGTCAACAACGGGCAGAGCCAGCGGGGGTGCAATGGCCACGTCGCTGTGGCGGCGAACGGCGGCTGCTGCAGCGGCGCTGGGTTCGGCTCGAGCCCcggacacagcagcagcagcagcagcagcggaggaggaggcggcggcggcggctgcagCTCGTTTGACAGCATGCACCACCTGCACCGCGGCGAGGAACCGGAGTGCAACGGCTCCCCGGCCAAGAGGTGCAGGCTGCGGCGGAGGACTGAGTCGGTGAGACGGAACAGACCCC CCTTCCCCTGGTTCGGTATGGACATCGGTGGCACCCTGGTGAAGTTGGTGTACTTTGAGCCGGTCGATATCACTGCAGAGGAAGAACAGGAAGAAGTGGAAAACCTGAAGTCCATCCGCCGCTACCTCACCTCAAACGTGGCCTATG GTAAAACGGGGGTCCGTGACGTCCACCTGGAGTTGAGGAACCTGACCATGTGCGGCAGGACGGGGAACCTGCACTTCATTCGCTTCCCTACACAGGCCATGCCCCGTTTCATCCAGATGGGACGTGACAAGAACTTCTCCAGCCTGCACACGACACTCTGCGCCACCGGAGGCGGGGCCTACAAGTTCGAGAACGACTTCAGAACG ATGGCCGACCTGGAGCTGCTGAAGCTAGACGAGCTGGACTGCCTGATTCGTGGACTGCTGTACGTCGACCGGGTGGGCTTCAACGGACACCCCGAGGGCTACTACTTCCAGAACCCGTCAGACACCCAGAGCTGCGTGAAGAAGACCTGCACCCTGGATAACCCCTTCCCCATGCTGCTGGTCAACATCGGCTCCGGGGTCTCCATCATGGCCGTGCACTCGCCGAGCGACTACAAACGGGTGACTGGGAccag TCTGGGAGGTGGAACATTCCTGGGCCTCTGCTGCCTGCTGACGGGATGCGAGACGTTCGAGGAGGCGTTGGAAATGGCCGAAAAGGGCGACTCCACCAACGTGGACAAGCTGGTGAAAGACATCTACGGAGGAGACTACGAGCGCTTTGGCCTGCAGGGCTCTGCTGTCGCATCCAG TTTTGGTCACATGATGAGCAAAGACAAGCGAGACAGCATTTCTAAGGAAGACTTGGCCAGAGCCACGCTGGTCACCATCACTAATAATATAGGATCCATTGCACGGATGTGTGCTGTCaatgag AAAATCGAGCGAGTTGTGTTCGTTGGGAACTTCCTTCGCATCAACACGGTCTCCACAAAGCTTCTGGCCTACGCCATGGACTTCTGGTCCAAAGGACAACTACGAGCCCTCTTCCTGGAACATGAG GGTTACTTCGGGGCCGTGGGTGCACTGATGGAGCTGCACAAGACAACAGAAGACCCTTAA